One genomic segment of Macaca fascicularis isolate 582-1 chromosome 19, T2T-MFA8v1.1 includes these proteins:
- the AP1M2 gene encoding AP-1 complex subunit mu-2 isoform X2, with translation MSASAVFILDVKGKPLISRNYKGDVAMSKIEHFMPLLVQREEEGALAPLLSHGEVHFLWIKHSNLYLVATTSKNANASLVYSFLYKTIEVFCEYFKELEEESIRDNFVIVYELLDELMDFGFPQTTDSKILQEYITQQSNKLETGKSRVPPTVTNAVSWRSEGIKYKKNEVFIDVIESVNLLVNANGSVLLSEIVGTIKLKVFLSGMPELRLGLNDRVLFELTGRGKNKSVELEDVKFHQCVRLSRFDNDRTISFIPPDGDFELMSYRLSTQVKPLIWIESVIEKFSHSRVEIMVKAKGQFKKQSVANSVEIAVPVPSDADSPRFKTSVGSAKYVPERNVVIWSIKSFPGGKEYLMRAHFGLPSVEKEEVEGRPPIGVKFEIPYFTVSGIQVRYMKIIEKSGYQALPWVRYITQSGDYQLRTS, from the exons ATGTCCGCCTCGGCTGTCTTCATTCTCGACGTCAAGGGCAAG ccGTTGATCAGCCGCAATTACAAGGGCGATGTGGCCATGAGCAAGATTGAGCACTTCATGCCTCTGCTGGtacagagggaggaggaaggcgCCCTGGCCCCGCTGCTGAGCCACGGCGAAGTCCACTTCCTATGGATCAAACACAGCAACCTCTACT TGGTGGCCACCACATCGAAGAACGCCAATGCCTCCCTGGTGTACTCCTTCCTGTATAAGACAATAGAG GTATTCTGTGAATACTTcaaggagctggaggaggagagcATCCGGGACAACTTTGTCATCGTCTATGAGTTGCTGGATGAGCTCATGGACTTTGGCTTCCCGCAGACCACTGACAGCAAGATCCTGCAGGA GTACATCACTCAGCAGAGCAACAAGCTGGAGACAGGCAAGTCACGGGTGCCACCCACTGTCACTAACGCTGTATCCTGGCGCTCTGAGGGTATCAAGTATAAGAAGAACGAGGTCTTCATTGATGTCATAGAGTCTGTCAACCTGCTG GTCAACGCCAACGGCAGCGTCCTGCTGAGCGAGATCGTTGGTACCATCAAGCTCAAGGTTTTTCTGTCGGGAATGCCAGAGCTGCGGCTGGGCCTCAATGACCGCGTGCTCTTCGAGCTCACTGGCC GCGGCAAGAACAAATCGGTAGAGCTGGAGGATGTAAAATTCCACCAGTGCGTGCGGCTCTCTCGCTTTGACAACGACCGCACCATCTCCTTCATCCCACCTGACGGTGACTTTGAGCTCATGTCCTACCGCCTCAGCACCCAG GTCAAGCCACTGATCTGGATTGAGTCTGTCATTGAGAAGTTCTCCCACAGCCGCGTGGAGATCATGGTCAAG GCCAAGGGGCAGTTTAAGAAACAGTCAGTGGCCAACAGCGTGGAGATAGCTGTGCCTGTACCCAGCGATGCTGACTCCCCCAgattcaagaccagtgtgggcagcGCCAAGTATGTGCCAGAGAGAAACGTCGTGATTTGGAGTATTAAGTCTTTCCCG GGGGGCAAGGAGTACTTGATGCgagcccactttggcctccccagCGTGgaaaaggaggaggtggagggccGGCCCCCCATCGGGGTCAAGTTTGAGATCCCCTACTTCACTGTCTCTGGGATCCAG GTCCGATACATGAAGATCATTGAGAAAAGTGGTTACCAGGCCCTGCCCTGGGTTCGCTACATCACCCAGAGTGGCG ATTACCAACTTCGTACCAGCTAG
- the CDKN2D gene encoding cyclin-dependent kinase 4 inhibitor D yields the protein MLLEEVRSGDRLSGAAARGDVQEVRRLLHRELVHPDALNRFGKTALQVMMFGSTAIALELLKQGASPNVQDTSGTSPVHDAARTGFLDTLKVLVEHGADVNAPDGTGALPIHLAVQEGHTAVVSFLAAESDLHRRDARGLTPLELALQRGAQDLVDILQGHMVAPL from the exons ATGCTGCTGGAGGAGGTCCGCTCCGGCGACCGGCTGAGTGGGGCCGCGGCCCGGGGCGACGTGCAGGAGGTGCGCCGCCTTCTGCACCGCGAGCTGGTGCATCCCGACGCCCTCAACCGCTTCGGCAAGACGGCGCTGCAG GTCATGATGTTTGGCAGCACTGCCATCGCCCTGGAGTTGCTGAAGCAAGGTGCCAGCCCCAATGTCCAGGACACCTCCGGCACCAGTCCAGTCCATGACGCAGCCCGCACTGGATTCCTGGACACCCTGAAGGTCCTAGTGGAGCACGGGGCTGATGTCAACGCGCCTGATGGCACCGGGGCACTTCCTATCCATCTGGCGGTGCAAGAGGGTCACACTGCTGTGGTCAGCTTTCTGGCGGCTGAATCTGATCTCCATCGCAGGGACGCCAGGGGTCTcacacccctggaactggcactGCAGAGAGGGGCTCAGGACCTCGTGGACATCCTGCAGGGGCACATGGTGGCCCCGCTGTGA
- the AP1M2 gene encoding AP-1 complex subunit mu-2 isoform X1 produces MSASAVFILDVKGKPLISRNYKGDVAMSKIEHFMPLLVQREEEGALAPLLSHGEVHFLWIKHSNLYLVATTSKNANASLVYSFLYKTIEVFCEYFKELEEESIRDNFVIVYELLDELMDFGFPQTTDSKILQEYITQQSNKLETGKSRVPPTVTNAVSWRSEGIKYKKNEVFIDVIESVNLLVNANGSVLLSEIVGTIKLKVFLSGMPELRLGLNDRVLFELTGLSGGKNKSVELEDVKFHQCVRLSRFDNDRTISFIPPDGDFELMSYRLSTQVKPLIWIESVIEKFSHSRVEIMVKAKGQFKKQSVANSVEIAVPVPSDADSPRFKTSVGSAKYVPERNVVIWSIKSFPGGKEYLMRAHFGLPSVEKEEVEGRPPIGVKFEIPYFTVSGIQVRYMKIIEKSGYQALPWVRYITQSGDYQLRTS; encoded by the exons ATGTCCGCCTCGGCTGTCTTCATTCTCGACGTCAAGGGCAAG ccGTTGATCAGCCGCAATTACAAGGGCGATGTGGCCATGAGCAAGATTGAGCACTTCATGCCTCTGCTGGtacagagggaggaggaaggcgCCCTGGCCCCGCTGCTGAGCCACGGCGAAGTCCACTTCCTATGGATCAAACACAGCAACCTCTACT TGGTGGCCACCACATCGAAGAACGCCAATGCCTCCCTGGTGTACTCCTTCCTGTATAAGACAATAGAG GTATTCTGTGAATACTTcaaggagctggaggaggagagcATCCGGGACAACTTTGTCATCGTCTATGAGTTGCTGGATGAGCTCATGGACTTTGGCTTCCCGCAGACCACTGACAGCAAGATCCTGCAGGA GTACATCACTCAGCAGAGCAACAAGCTGGAGACAGGCAAGTCACGGGTGCCACCCACTGTCACTAACGCTGTATCCTGGCGCTCTGAGGGTATCAAGTATAAGAAGAACGAGGTCTTCATTGATGTCATAGAGTCTGTCAACCTGCTG GTCAACGCCAACGGCAGCGTCCTGCTGAGCGAGATCGTTGGTACCATCAAGCTCAAGGTTTTTCTGTCGGGAATGCCAGAGCTGCGGCTGGGCCTCAATGACCGCGTGCTCTTCGAGCTCACTGGCC TTTCAGGCGGCAAGAACAAATCGGTAGAGCTGGAGGATGTAAAATTCCACCAGTGCGTGCGGCTCTCTCGCTTTGACAACGACCGCACCATCTCCTTCATCCCACCTGACGGTGACTTTGAGCTCATGTCCTACCGCCTCAGCACCCAG GTCAAGCCACTGATCTGGATTGAGTCTGTCATTGAGAAGTTCTCCCACAGCCGCGTGGAGATCATGGTCAAG GCCAAGGGGCAGTTTAAGAAACAGTCAGTGGCCAACAGCGTGGAGATAGCTGTGCCTGTACCCAGCGATGCTGACTCCCCCAgattcaagaccagtgtgggcagcGCCAAGTATGTGCCAGAGAGAAACGTCGTGATTTGGAGTATTAAGTCTTTCCCG GGGGGCAAGGAGTACTTGATGCgagcccactttggcctccccagCGTGgaaaaggaggaggtggagggccGGCCCCCCATCGGGGTCAAGTTTGAGATCCCCTACTTCACTGTCTCTGGGATCCAG GTCCGATACATGAAGATCATTGAGAAAAGTGGTTACCAGGCCCTGCCCTGGGTTCGCTACATCACCCAGAGTGGCG ATTACCAACTTCGTACCAGCTAG
- the AP1M2 gene encoding AP-1 complex subunit mu-2 isoform X3 encodes MSKIEHFMPLLVQREEEGALAPLLSHGEVHFLWIKHSNLYLVATTSKNANASLVYSFLYKTIEVFCEYFKELEEESIRDNFVIVYELLDELMDFGFPQTTDSKILQEYITQQSNKLETGKSRVPPTVTNAVSWRSEGIKYKKNEVFIDVIESVNLLVNANGSVLLSEIVGTIKLKVFLSGMPELRLGLNDRVLFELTGLSGGKNKSVELEDVKFHQCVRLSRFDNDRTISFIPPDGDFELMSYRLSTQVKPLIWIESVIEKFSHSRVEIMVKAKGQFKKQSVANSVEIAVPVPSDADSPRFKTSVGSAKYVPERNVVIWSIKSFPGGKEYLMRAHFGLPSVEKEEVEGRPPIGVKFEIPYFTVSGIQVRYMKIIEKSGYQALPWVRYITQSGDYQLRTS; translated from the exons ATGAGCAAGATTGAGCACTTCATGCCTCTGCTGGtacagagggaggaggaaggcgCCCTGGCCCCGCTGCTGAGCCACGGCGAAGTCCACTTCCTATGGATCAAACACAGCAACCTCTACT TGGTGGCCACCACATCGAAGAACGCCAATGCCTCCCTGGTGTACTCCTTCCTGTATAAGACAATAGAG GTATTCTGTGAATACTTcaaggagctggaggaggagagcATCCGGGACAACTTTGTCATCGTCTATGAGTTGCTGGATGAGCTCATGGACTTTGGCTTCCCGCAGACCACTGACAGCAAGATCCTGCAGGA GTACATCACTCAGCAGAGCAACAAGCTGGAGACAGGCAAGTCACGGGTGCCACCCACTGTCACTAACGCTGTATCCTGGCGCTCTGAGGGTATCAAGTATAAGAAGAACGAGGTCTTCATTGATGTCATAGAGTCTGTCAACCTGCTG GTCAACGCCAACGGCAGCGTCCTGCTGAGCGAGATCGTTGGTACCATCAAGCTCAAGGTTTTTCTGTCGGGAATGCCAGAGCTGCGGCTGGGCCTCAATGACCGCGTGCTCTTCGAGCTCACTGGCC TTTCAGGCGGCAAGAACAAATCGGTAGAGCTGGAGGATGTAAAATTCCACCAGTGCGTGCGGCTCTCTCGCTTTGACAACGACCGCACCATCTCCTTCATCCCACCTGACGGTGACTTTGAGCTCATGTCCTACCGCCTCAGCACCCAG GTCAAGCCACTGATCTGGATTGAGTCTGTCATTGAGAAGTTCTCCCACAGCCGCGTGGAGATCATGGTCAAG GCCAAGGGGCAGTTTAAGAAACAGTCAGTGGCCAACAGCGTGGAGATAGCTGTGCCTGTACCCAGCGATGCTGACTCCCCCAgattcaagaccagtgtgggcagcGCCAAGTATGTGCCAGAGAGAAACGTCGTGATTTGGAGTATTAAGTCTTTCCCG GGGGGCAAGGAGTACTTGATGCgagcccactttggcctccccagCGTGgaaaaggaggaggtggagggccGGCCCCCCATCGGGGTCAAGTTTGAGATCCCCTACTTCACTGTCTCTGGGATCCAG GTCCGATACATGAAGATCATTGAGAAAAGTGGTTACCAGGCCCTGCCCTGGGTTCGCTACATCACCCAGAGTGGCG ATTACCAACTTCGTACCAGCTAG